The Tripterygium wilfordii isolate XIE 37 chromosome 21, ASM1340144v1, whole genome shotgun sequence genome segment ttaattaattaatttattttataatataattatGCTGTTTAAAGTCAAAGAAATAATAGTATAATCATCAACTCCAGACAGAATGATCATCTTTGTTTGAATTCCACTCAAGACAGTCCGCCTGCaattttggaaaattttggTTCGAATTCAATAATTCTTGGCTTTCACTTTGTGAGGTTGGTCAAGTGGTGATCACTTTTCTTACCTGTTTTTGTGTTTTAGATAGAAAATTAAGCCTCAAACCCTAAACACAATACCTTtctaaagacaaaaaaaaaagaaacaataccAGTCTTTCCCTTACCTGGGATACTTTATTATTCAGAGGAAAAAGAACCCTTTTAAAAATGGCTATACCAGTTACCAAGTCTCATTGCATCTTCAATTGACTggtactaaaaaaaataaaaaataaaaaaaaaatatatatatatatatatatattcaatatacTAATGCAAATTTGAGTGATTCAATGAACTGACTACGCAAAtaagccattggttgagtgacaatgacgttgcatgtccctgactgaggtcatgggttctaatctcacctcctccgaatatttataaggaagtgtgtgggcttagtctgccccttcgtgggcttgatagtctgtccctgcgtgggcttgatttgtgcctcctgtaAGGaagtgtgtgggcttagtctgccccttcgtgggcttgatagtctgtccctgcgtgggcttgatttgtgcctcctgtgtGGTACCTGTTGACacttgtactttcataggctttaTCTTTGATTTGTGCACTGTGTGGGGCCtattgacacctgtactttcataggcttgatctggtggtgtgccgtatattgtatttgtacttgtattaaaaaaaaaaaaaagaactgacTACATGTGAACTTATATTTATGTGAAAATCGGCAGATTGACTCGTTTCAACATGGACTTCAAGACCAACTGATTCTCATGATTTTAGCCTAATTATGACGTTTAGGGCCTAAATTTCGATTTCACATTTGTACGTTTTAGCTTATTTTGAACTTTTAGCTTTTATTTTGTTATCAGGTTTTTCTTAATATTTGGGCCTATTTCGTGTTGGGCTTATTTATTTGCTTTTTGATAGTATTCAAAAGCAACAAAGACAAAACCCTAAGAGAGCGTTATCTCTTTGGTGTTCCGTAGGAATCTTTAAGATTTGAAGCTATCCGCTACATCaattccaaaaccctaaacatcAAAACTGTAAACCTAAATGCAACACTCACCACCACAACCTcaccataaaaattcaattcgCAAAAGCATAGAAAAGTGAAGCTGATATAATTGCAGATAAACCAAAAGATGAATGAATCTGATCTACCAAAGTTTTCAAAGGTGCCAGCCTAATTCTCACTAAGCAAAAGATGCATAACAATTCTTGCACCTCTTACCCAAAGTTATGCAATCTATAAAAGTTGTCTAACTTTTTGCTCTGGTCCATCTTTGTTTCACTGCCCCACAAAATGCAAGCGATAATCAACACAATCAAATCATTAATTCAGGGACATAATAAACATATTATgtaaaagcaaaagaaacaaacttCAAATCACACAATTATAGGAGTTCATGGCCGTTACATTACCGCGTAAAGCCGTTAATCGTGTTTAAGAGAATATAAGCAGGGCCCCGGAATGCAGTATTTTCTCTGTTCACTAGCTGTGAAACCTTTGGCAATTTCATTCGGATATAGTGTCACGATCAAAGTGCTCGTGCAATGTTTTTGAACTCATTCAAGCATGATTGGAGTATCTTCTGACGCTTTTGAAGGGACATCCGTTCATTGTGTAGTGTATCAATGGCACCAGGAGCAACAAACATATCCATAAATTTCTCATCATTTACAGCAAACAAATCTAATCCAAGTGCCAGTACAAGACGATCCCGACTGTTAAacagaaaaaaatttgaattgttAGGAATATTATTGACCACTGAATGGACACAAGTAAAGAGACATTGTAGCTATTCAAATGCTGATTCCCTACAAAAGATACTAATCGTACTTATGACAACAAAACAGAGAGGGAATAACATAAACCACAATTATTCATGGGTTAAAATACACCATCCAAGAACAAAATTCATGCATCAAAAGggctctttttctttctatttaaaTCAGAAGGCTACTCCTTTTGGTTGTATGTTCTTTCTTATGTAACTATTCTGCATCTGCATGTCCACCAGAAGACATAAGCTAGTTAAAACCTAGAACTACAGGAAATAGTTGAAATGAATTCATCATCAAACATGAGGCAACAGAATGcagaaaaaaagagttcatcAAAATGCCAAGTAAACCTGCTTCATTCTATCGGCATACGGAATAAGAGAGAAGCTAGGGCTTCTGCAGGAGATAAACAAGTGTCTTTATATGCAGAAAACTTATTCAAATGCCAACAATACCAGCCTCATTCTCTAAGCATACAGAATAAGAGAAACTAGGAGTTCCTAAGGAGATGAACAAAAGTGTTTAGGAAGGATTAATATAGCTTGTGATGGTAAATGGTCTTATAACATAGGAATGCCAGGAAAACTAGCACCACCAATACGCATGAATGTGAAAAAACCTTGGTTGAAAACATAAATGGAAATTGAGAGCCATTCGGTCGCAAgcaaacataaaatagagttcAGGTAGCTTACCAAGGCGTTAAGAAACCAGAGTTCAAAGTAGACGTCACACTTCGCTCAACAAGAACTTCACGTATCCGGGCAAAATGTTGCGCAGCAGACCAACATATTTCTGAGTATGCTGAGCCTGTTCCCATACCACCGTCCCCATTTCCAAATAGAAGACCACCGCCATCTTGAACTCTTAAATTTTCGGCATTTCTACTATTCCCTGCCATTCTTGCAATCCGTTTTCTCGCACCAATTTCAGCACCGTTCCCAAGCTCCTTTTTTACTCCTTTGTAAACTACGTCACAAGGCTGGTCAGGTGATGGGGTCTCAGGCACTGTCATTTGGCTTTCTTTAAGAGCTTCTCTAGCTTCTGCACCTTTTCCTGGAGTTGTTTGCTGTGCATTCTTCTCTGGAGGTATATTTTCTTGATCTCTCATTATTGCATCGCAAGATGCCACCCCACCATCTGATAGTTCGAGACAATATGAAGCAGCTGAAGCTTGATTAAATTTATATGAGATTTTGCTTGAGCATAATCTTCCTTGAAAGTCATTCTCATAACAGACCTGAGAATATGGACTTGTAACTGAATCAAGGTAATGTCGAACCAGGTGCTTGCACTGTTTGGAGAGATCCTTTATAAAACAAAGGTAAGCACGCCTTAAAGCAGCATGAAAGCAAATGTACTCATCCATACTTTCAGTTTTCCTCCCGTCTGCACAGTAAATAAAATGAGTTAAACTGgaagccaaaaaaaatacaatgacCATGCCGAAAGAGCTAAAATTTGCCAATCAATTTGAAGTATTTAGCTACACATTCCAATAAAGATCTTGAATGAAAGATTCTCCCACCCCTTTCACAAAGAATATAGACTTATGGAGTCTTAAATTTACTTTCAAGGCTACAGTGGAAGCAAAAAAATAATACATGACCATGCCATAATACAGACCATAAATTGATGATAAAAAACATTAGCAGAATGCTTACGATATAGATATAGGTAGAGAAAGCTGAGTGACATTCTTAATTGACCAATACTTATTAGGAGATGCTTGTTTAATTACCCCAGAAATCCAAGAAAATACCACATGCTTAAATGTAACACTCATTCCAAGGATCACCTAAAATCTTCTGGAACtgcataaataaattttaagtcaAAATCATCAAGACATTGAGACTTGACAAGATCCTTACATTCTGAGTCATGGCTGCAATTTCTTTCCACAGCAAGGTCAAAGAGGTTCCCCAAAACAAAGGCTAATCGGTCACAAGCAGTGTCAAGAAGAGGAGCAAGCCATGACCGAGCTGCAGCACGCGCAATCTCCGCTGCAGCCTCCGCTACTGCTCTACTTCCACCTCGTCCAGCATGCGCAAGTAATATATTAGCCACCTGTTTCGATAACACTAAAGATTGTAATTATTCATCAAGGACTAGAACAATTTATCCAACTTCATATTCCTTAGGTTCTATTATTAATTTAGATACCTTCTCCCTTGACACTGGGGGACATTCGATAGAGAATGCAGCACAACGGAATTCATGCATAACCCTTTCAAAAGCAGCACCTCCATAAAGACGAAGAGTAGCATTTGGAGGTTTTATCTCTAAACTGACACCCGGCCAACTCCCAATGCCACTTTCTATTTGCTCTTCTGTAGTTGTTTTACCCCACTGCTCTGGAGCAGGATCAGCGGCTCCATCAATCAAAGCCCCcttcaagagaagaaaaaaaaaaacagagagagtttATGGTTAATTCACATGCTTTCAAGATCCGTTTGCTCAAAAAGCTCACCGGTATGTTAGCACAAGTTAGTTGACCGAGGAGCGTAAGGTAATACGGAAGGACAATCTAGTTCGGAGGCTTCAAACCTTCTTCagaatttttgttcaaaactAGTGGGGAGGTTATTTTGAAATTATGTTTAAACTCAACACTGATAAGTGAATGATAGAAAACTCAAAAAGATAAAGTATATTCATATGAACTAGCATCCTCATAGAGTACCAAAAGAATAGGAAATGATAACTCACCACATGATTACTGATTGAGGCTGTATGCAACATTGCAGATCTCCGAAGATGAGCAACATCAGAAGTAGCCAGTATTTTCGAGTCCATCCTTGCCAGCTCTGTAGTCACTTCATTACAACGCTGCTCAAGCAAAGCTATTGTTGCTGGAGCAGATTCTTTGTATCTCTTCTGAAGCTCCAACTCCAAATGTTCTCTCAAGCTGCTGAAACCAATATGGCACCTGAACTTGTCTTCATCAAATCCTCCCTTGACACCCTCACGAAGATGGCATAGAACTTCTGAATCCACCTGCGATATTTGCCTGCGGAACTCATCATTTGATATGGTGCCCCTGTCCTTTGGTAGAGCTACAAAATATGGGCGAATGTTATCTCCAAGGTATCCACTCGCACTCAAGTACCGATCTACTTCCCACCTGTCACTAAATTCCTACATTGAGTAAGAAGATCTTAGAATCAGATCACATTTTACCCACTATGATATTGAAGGAGAACtaatacaaaaaaattattaatgaaGTCATACAACTTAATACATTTCATTGTAGATTATGATCATTCCATTATTAAACAAATTTAACCCTTGGCTGAGGGCTTAAGACAATACATGGGAGGTTTTGGAGTTTATTAGCGagtaaatgataataatttaGGACAATTTGTCTCATTTGTCAAGTGCTTCGTCGGTCAGTTGATAATATGGCTCAATGATTGCCAAGCATGAATGATAGAATTAATTTCTAATATGGAAAATTATTTCCATTCTATTACAAGAAGCTAGTCGAACCATGAAACTAAGTTACCAAGGTGGCAAGGAAATTATATGGTGGCCATATCTATAATAGAGGGAGGTAACAGATGCTCAtagacaaaaaaataattaaaaaaaattaccaagaGAAGGAATCGATGGAGAATAGCATGCCATATTCCATCACATACCTTGAGTCGATTGTCGAACTTTGAGACAACAATTACTGTCCTTCTGAAGGTAGGATCAATCTCACGAACAGCATCCAGCCACAGTGATGAGCACCACTCCACACTACTCTGTTGAAGGAAAAGGAGAATACGGTTGGAAGGACTAGCCAAGGACTTGACCATTGAAAGAATTTCATCAGGTGTGCTCTCTGGTTCGCCCTTCTTTGCCTGCCAAAAATGTCTTAAAAGTCAAaccattaaaaatatataataaagaaCATTATGACCTTGTCTTCCCCAATATATTTATAACAATACCACTCGCAGTCCCACCTTAAGGACAAACCCCGGGGTATCAATGATATTGAGGTTAGGACAGTGTGCATATTCTGCTCTCATCACTATTGGCTTAGAAGAAACAGCTGTTTTCGTTTTCTTCAAAAGCGCCTCAGTCCTGGACTTTATGATATCTGCTATTGCAGAAGCCAAAACAACAGGACTTCCGTATTCTTCTGAATCCTCTTCCTGTTTGCAGTAAACATCTCAGTATATAATTTAAAAGTTACAGGAAAAAATGGAAATACTCTCATTTGTTCGAGAAATCATAACTTCATTAATAAAAAACTGAGGCACTGAGAGAAATATAATCAACATGTAATCTGGCCTTTTCTTTCAAATATAATAAATTCAGCAACCAGGTTATTTCTTTTAATCAAATCGCAAATCATAACATTGATAAAATTATACCTTTCGttcatttttctcttcctttagTTTTTCGGCTACCAATCAGAATCCTTCTTCATTGTTTGTTCCCGATTTTACaaatcttctcttttttttgtttcctacttctttttcttgaaaaccGAAGAGTGAGAattaaatagaaaagaaaattagcTAGGTGAAACCCTAAAAGTCCACATTTCCAATGTTCTACTCCTAGATTGAtgaaataaacataaaaaaaatccacaaacaAACCAAGTAATCACCTGGAAACGGCAACGGGGCTCGAGCGCAGTGGGATCGTGGACCATCTGCAGAATCAACGGCCGTCGTGTACCCATCTCGACCTCGCGTACATTGAATCGGAAACCCAAGAAAGCTTCAAGGAGGGAACTCTTGCCATCGGATTGCCCACCCAAAGCCACAATCTCAGGAATGGGAAGTTTCTCTCCGAACGCCACAGCCGCTGCTTGCAGGCGGTTGTAGGCCTCAAATCTGGAGCTTGAGGACGGGTCATGTGAGTTCGAACTCTGTTGCTTTCTGGAGACGGAGCCGGATCTATCTGATGGCGTCTTGGTCGGCGTGGTTAGGTAGGTGTTTTTGGCTGCCATTATTGAAGACTACAAACTCAAAGACACGCACAGAGACAGAACGagcgagagcgagagagagaaagagatggggAGGGAGAGAACCGAGGtttttggatttgaatttttcGGTGTAGACTAGAGAGAGCCGTTGAAGGGGCCAAGCCAATGAAaatttgaattaatttttttttcaaaaattatatatgattcAATTTTCCCAAATATAAATATTACACACTTTTGTTCcttattgaagaaaaaaatattatcttcaacctattttattataaatatcttAAATACAACATGTAAGCAAATCAAAATTGAGAGGATCTACTTTAATATTATCcttaaaaatatcaagaaaattgaTATATGCAAGCCCTTGATTATGGATTGGGATACCCTCAtattctaaaaaaataataacccctcattttcctcttttttttggtataaaatatattttttaaaaaaagtaaatagaAAATACATAATATTTTGACTGTCGAATTATGTATTCAACTATTGTATcgttaaaaaaattgataacaTGATACACACTTTGCATCCAACgtttttcatgtattttatttaatgtattttatttttattaaacataaaataaatcatCATATTTAAAATCATTAATAGATAACATTTATTAAACATAATATGTTTGTTGAGTTGTTCTCGACcaacaaaaaaacattttataaGTGAACTAATATAGACAATTTTATAAATTGTAACAAAATTAAGGGTGTGTTTGATTCACGTTTTGGTGAGTTTATATGCCCTCTAAAACAAGAAACGTGAAGCCTCttcaaatattaaaattttggaGTTTTCCAATATACCCTCACTaccctttttctttcctttttggtAACATGAAACTCACCAAGCTACCCATCGAATAATTGACTCTGATTGATAAACTCATGGTCACATAAAAAACCTCGTAACCCCATGAATCCTCACTACTCTCTTTCGCTAACACCATAATCAATAATTCAACGCATTCCTCAATCGCAAACCAATAGTGTCTTTGTTCCATTCTCTttccataaattttaaaaatataaccaCGTAATAGATTATCCATgctcaattttaaaaaatcattgatCAAATGTACTTTTAATCAatttaggtaaagaagaaacaagatttcaTGAGAATGAGGGGGACAGGGGCTATGTTGtgaatatatattttacaaTAAACATcaaaaatagataaataaatatattttgtaCCTAGCCTCACTATAGTTATTAAATCATCTTCCTAcatttaaaagaaagaaagaaaaaaaaagacttgaaaAGCAAGACATGCATGCAATAATCAAACGATGGTGGTGGAGTCAAAACCCGAAATCTCGgtttttagattttgaaaattaGGCATAGAGAGGTATGTGGTAGTGGTATACCTTAAGAAAATCATATTCATCAAACCAATGAAAATCGTGTGGTCATGATTTGTTCTTAGTTCAACAATAGCCACATTTGCCGCCATGAAAATAGATGCCCTACATGTTCTCTAGTGATTTCTCTCCCCTCACTTCACTTTCAAGCAAGTTAATTGGTCCAAATCTTGTAAAACCATTTTGTGACAATTGGTGTATGGCAACACAAGTTTGATTAATCAATTCACCAAATTAGCTAGGAATCACTTCCTAGCCTAATAATGGTTGGGAGAGAgttaaccacttgggtgattGTCTAGTTGATGAATTTCTCTAGGGTTAAATCGTTTGGACTAAAGATGTCAAGAGTTCAAATCTTCGTGACCACGCGCTAACACTTaatttgacccaacttatcataCTATCAAGTGGGAAACTTCTAACTTCTATGTGCACGGACCCGACGACCTAGATTTAGGCTTATATCGTCAAAAGAATAAACTTTTATGGTGTtattctcggttatcaaaaaaaagttaggaaagagtttttctctctctacagcttctttgttttcatttctACCGAGTCCCTTcataaaaattttcatatgtTTGCTTGATATTCGTAGTTTGCGGGCTATTGAACAGACTCGTGAGTTTCATTAAATATTGATGTTCATGTGCTTCATATATAGCAATACTACGCCTAGAATTAATCACCCTAAAACGTTCATTAACAGCATTCAAATACACTAACTTAATATAAAGTTAATTCTTTGGCAAGAATTCAAGTAACCTTCTTgaattattaattattctttGTTGACAATTAAGCATGTAGACTCCATACTAGCTACTATATTAACTCAGGACATGCATCCCTCCTTTGCTTAAAATTGAGAAAGAATGGCTACGTGTGTACTCAAACTCACAACCATTCTCTCTCTAGTGCTTCTGATCATCATCATATTTCATTCTCAAAGCTCGATCTCGGCCGATATCGAAGAAGAAGACGGTGACGACTACTACATCCTTGACAGTCCAGTTCCACAGTTTAGGTCAAGAAGCAGGTTTTTGGCCAGCATTATAAAGAAAGGTACACATTGTAACCCTATTACTAAAAACATATGTAATGGGATCTCCGCGAATAATGGAACCAGTCTACTGTATTGTTGCAAGAAACATTGCCGGAACATTCTCGGGGATCGGAATAATTGTGGCCGGTGCCGGAACAAGTGTGGATTTGGAGAGCGATGCTGCCAGGGAAAATGTACAAAGGTTTTGAGAAATGTTGGTCATTGTGGCAAGTGCAATAAGAAATGCTCTCCTGGGATTAAATGTGAGAATGGATATTGTGGGTATGCTTGAGACTTGATTATgcaaaaacaaacacaaggtCCACATTAGCCCCTCTTAattctttgtttctctttcaatttatagtttatctttttggttaatatatttaaaacaaatgaAGCTTGGATGTATTTTTTGGCATAAACCtacaataaatcaataaaatcacTATAGAAAATAGTGAGAAAggtctgaattcatttgttttttcttatcgCACAATAGGGTGTAGTTCTTTTGCTCTACATTTTTCttcgttctttttcttctccttttttcctATAAGCACTTTGGAAATGCCAATTTAAGCACATTTGAGCATCTGTCTCAACTACATTAGCCAACTCATATGTTCTTTTCAATTCCAGTGTGAACATTTCTAAACTGGGTACGAGTGCTAtacatagagaagttgaagaaatTAAACTGCAAAATTGTGACAAATTTTCCAGCTACAGAGTTTGACACATCTGAAAAGGTCTTAAAACAAGTCTTCAGGCTACTTAAAAACTCGAAATACTTGATGCAATTCATAATCCATTAAAACTAGTAACAACTCAGAGCACAAGGTTTCAAGACAGAACACACTAATACGCTTTCGAGAATTCCAGACTCTAAATACCAACCACAAAGTCTTCCAAACAAAACCCAGCAAATAATAAAACACCAAGAACAGTCTAGCGATAGCGACGAAGTGACAGTGTGTTGTTCCTTTTCCAGGTTGCTCTGCGAGAAGGGCGTGCCTTGTGGTGTGTGTGCCCCTTTCCACGTAGACCCCTGTACTTTTTCCCGGCAGAAGTAAGGCCACGGAGCTCCCTGTGTTTGTGCACAGGATTGCAGAGCCAATTGATCCTTGGATCATTGCGGATGGCATTGTGTGCAACATCAACAAGTATTACTTCATAATACTTGTAAGTAGAATCCTAAACAATGAGATACAGCACAAATTAGTTTCTCTCTTTAAAAGAGCAATAAAAAATGCTTTATaacaaggagaaggagaaggagaagaaatgtATCCAAACTACAACTAGGTTACAAACCTCATTGATCCAGTAAGAGTTGAGAACCCTGAGACCTCCCAACTTTCTGCCAGCACGCTCCTCTGCAACTGACCTCTTGCTGCGCTGAAACTTCAGTTGAGTAACACCCTGGTTTGTGGGCTTTCCATACACAATACCCTTCGAAACAGGCCTCTTTCTACCACCACGCCTAACACGGACGCGATAAATCACATAACCCTGCAAAACAATCATACTGTAATCATCTGCCAAATTATCACATTTGAGGTACAAAATGTTCAAGCACCCTATTTCTAAAAGCTCATAGAATACAGCTGACAATAACTATAGGGAT includes the following:
- the LOC119988507 gene encoding dynamin-related protein 5A; translated protein: MAAKNTYLTTPTKTPSDRSGSVSRKQQSSNSHDPSSSSRFEAYNRLQAAAVAFGEKLPIPEIVALGGQSDGKSSLLEAFLGFRFNVREVEMGTRRPLILQMVHDPTALEPRCRFQEEDSEEYGSPVVLASAIADIIKSRTEALLKKTKTAVSSKPIVMRAEYAHCPNLNIIDTPGFVLKAKKGEPESTPDEILSMVKSLASPSNRILLFLQQSSVEWCSSLWLDAVREIDPTFRRTVIVVSKFDNRLKEFSDRWEVDRYLSASGYLGDNIRPYFVALPKDRGTISNDEFRRQISQVDSEVLCHLREGVKGGFDEDKFRCHIGFSSLREHLELELQKRYKESAPATIALLEQRCNEVTTELARMDSKILATSDVAHLRRSAMLHTASISNHVGALIDGAADPAPEQWGKTTTEEQIESGIGSWPGVSLEIKPPNATLRLYGGAAFERVMHEFRCAAFSIECPPVSREKVANILLAHAGRGGSRAVAEAAAEIARAAARSWLAPLLDTACDRLAFVLGNLFDLAVERNCSHDSEYGRKTESMDEYICFHAALRRAYLCFIKDLSKQCKHLVRHYLDSVTSPYSQVCYENDFQGRLCSSKISYKFNQASAASYCLELSDGGVASCDAIMRDQENIPPEKNAQQTTPGKGAEAREALKESQMTVPETPSPDQPCDVVYKGVKKELGNGAEIGARKRIARMAGNSRNAENLRVQDGGGLLFGNGDGGMGTGSAYSEICWSAAQHFARIREVLVERSVTSTLNSGFLTPCRDRLVLALGLDLFAVNDEKFMDMFVAPGAIDTLHNERMSLQKRQKILQSCLNEFKNIARAL
- the LOC119988109 gene encoding protein GRIM REAPER produces the protein MATCVLKLTTILSLVLLIIIIFHSQSSISADIEEEDGDDYYILDSPVPQFRSRSRFLASIIKKGTHCNPITKNICNGISANNGTSLLYCCKKHCRNILGDRNNCGRCRNKCGFGERCCQGKCTKVLRNVGHCGKCNKKCSPGIKCENGYCGYA
- the LOC119988143 gene encoding 60S ribosomal protein L15-1-like, encoding MGAYKYVSELWRKKQSDVMSFLQRVRCWEFRQHPSIVRVTRPTRPDKARRLGYKAKQGYVIYRVRVRRGGRKRPVSKGIVYGKPTNQGVTQLKFQRSKRSVAEERAGRKLGGLRVLNSYWINEDSTYKYYEVILVDVAHNAIRNDPRINWLCNPVHKHRELRGLTSAGKKYRGLRGKGHTHHKARPSRRATWKRNNTLSLRRYR